From one Lycium ferocissimum isolate CSIRO_LF1 chromosome 7, AGI_CSIRO_Lferr_CH_V1, whole genome shotgun sequence genomic stretch:
- the LOC132061921 gene encoding uncharacterized protein LOC132061921: MGDNMDEDEMIVEPGDAAAIRSAPVQGNESFLVNTTMLHLLNTKGLFGGLPTDDPNRHLKNFLGVCTTNVHPNVSVETVRLRLFPFSLTGEATVWFDDLPAGSITTWVELNEAFLKKFFPPSRMLQLRDEINNFRQLPTEALHEAWTHFKKKVKSCPKHGLPDSVLLQTFYRSLDTVNKSVANNIAGGSVMENSYAVMSALLDKLTETTRETEVDGGGPSKIVLSREIIKKEEERDETMAKLVTQMDLLTKHVLGGGSKRVNVVGSCEGDSMDEQCFQVCEEKDNFINNQAGVPIQTTKVLIKDLGGKVNGIKVGTRIAEIKGGAKILGILIGGTTIKGVITTIKVESTDSFYKETRDEMKSLGQIIGFHSTTIKQLESQLGQISATLNQRKKGTLPSDTVANPWNDNDHKCHEITTRSGKTIRGEALVKDDMVVDDEKMVEEPIVVEEEVTPKKKWASIAKPIIVEDGPKIDNALKGEEAVDEVQRDLPLVPNPPPPFPQRLAKKAGDEKFLKFIERLKGISFNIPLVEILEQMPGYAKFMKDIVTKRRHASFEIVGVTHHCSSIVMKALVQKKEDLGAFTIPFTIGMYKFAIALCDLGASMNLMWHSIFNKLGLGTRRPTTMRLLMADRTVKKPVGILYDVLVRVDRFIFSADFVILDCEVDFEVPIILGRPFLATRRALVDVERGDLKFRMNDKEVTFHICKSMKQSADMSVVSVIDTIDEAMDTTVEHEHMGDMLAAVIMNYEGEDEEEFKETVNALIGLGSYHYNPKKLDLDLENRATPPAKPSIIEPPTLELKPLPSHLRYKKAIGWCIADIQGIPPGICTHKIQLDEECEPSVEHQRRLNPPMQEVVKIEIIKWLDAGVVYPISDSSWVSPVQCVPKKGGITVVANAKNELIPTRTVTGWRVCMDYQKLNKWINGIHGSNV, from the exons ATGGGTGATAACATGGATGAAGATGAAATGATTGTGGAACCGGGTGATGCAGCTGCTATTCGCTCAGCTCCAGTGCAAGGAAATGAGAGTTTCCTTGTTAACACTACTATGTTGCACCTGCTCAACACCAAGGGCTTATTTGGGGGTCTACCAACGGATGACCCGAATAGGCACTTAAAGAATTTTCTTGGGGTTTGCACCACTAATGTGCATCCAAATGTCTCCGTCGAGACGGTTAGGTTGAGGCTCTTCCCATTCTCTCTCACGGGTGAGGCCACCGTATGGTTCGATGATCTTCCAGCCGGTTCTATTACTACATGGGTGGAGTTGAACGAGGCATTCCTTAAGAAATTCTTCCCTCCTTCTCGGATGTTACAACTCCGTGACGAAATCAACAACTTTCGTCAACTTCCAACCGAAGCTCTACACGAGGCTTGGACTcatttcaaaaagaaagtaaagagTTGTCCAAAGCATGGGTTGCCCGATAGTGTTCTTCTCCAAACATTCTACCGATCACTTGACACGGTCAACAAGTCGGTGGCAAATAATATTGCGGgtggttctgtgatggaaaaCTCTTATGCGGTGATGAGTGCTCTCCTAGATAAATTGACAGAGACCACTAGGGAGACGGAAGTGGATGGAGGAGGTCCTTCCAAAATTGTCTTGTCTAGGGAGATAataaagaaggaagaagagagaGATGAGACCATGGCAAAGTTGGTTACCCAAATGGATCTTCTCACTAAACATGTGTTGGGTGGAGGCTCCAAGCGAGTAAATGTAGTAGGATCTTGTGAAGGGGATTCTATGGATGAGCAATGCTTCCAAGTGTGTGAGGAGAAAGACAACTTTATCAACAATCAAGCGGGGGTTCCCATCCAAACTACCAAGGTCCTAATCAAGGATCTTGGCGGCAAGGTCAATGGAATCAAGGTTGGAACAAGGATAGCGGAAATCAAGGGTGGAGCAAAGATATTGGGAATTCTCATTGGTGGGACAACAATCAAGGGGGTTATAACAACAATCAAG GTGGAGTCAACCGATTCTTTTTACAAAGAAACAAGGGACGAAATGAAAAGCTTGGGGCAAATCATAGGTTTTCATTCAACAACCATCAAGCAATTAGAGTcgcaacttggccaaatctcgGCTACTCTCAACCAAAGGAAAAAAGGCACACTCCCTAGTGATACAGTTGCAAATCCATGGAATGATAATGATCATAAATGCCATGAAATAACTACTAGGAGTGGAAAGACAATTAGGGGAGAGGCATTGGTGAAAGACGATATGGTGGTTGATGATGAGAAAATGGTTGAAGAACCCATTGTTGTTGAGGAAGAAGTGACTCCAAAGAAGAAGTGGGCTAGTATTGCAAAGCCTATTATTGTTGAAGACGGTCCGAAAATTGATAATGCTTTAAAAGGAGAGGAAGCGGTAGATGAGGTGCAAAGGGATTTACCGCTCGTTCCAAATCCTCCTCCTCCTTTTCCTCAACGATTGGCAAAGAAAGCGGGTGATGAAAAATTTCTCAAGTTTATCGAGAGATTGAAAGGGATTTCATTTAACATTCCCTTGGTGGAAATACTAGAACAAATGCCCGGTTATGCCAAATTCATGAAAGATATTGTAACCAAGAGAAGACATGCTAGTTTTGAAATCGTAGGAGTTACACATCATTGTAGCTCTATTGTGATGAAGGCCTTAGTTCAAAAGAAGGAAGATCTAGGAGCTTTCACCATTCCTTTCACAATTGGGATGTATAAATTTGCCATAGCACTATGTGATCTTGGAGCAAGCATGAACTTGATGTGGCATTCTATTTTCAACAAGTTGGGTTTGGGCACTCGCCGACCCACAACAATGAGATTGCTAATGGCGGATAGAACCGTGAAGAAACCGGTTGGTATCCTCTATGATGTGCTTGTGAGAGTTGATCGATTCATTTTTTCGGCCGATTTTGTGATCTTGGATTGTGAAGTTGATTTCGAGGTGCCCATAATCTTGGGAAGACCTTTCTTGGCCACGAGGCGTGCTCTTGTAGATGTGGAGAGGGGTGACCTAAAATTTAGAATGAATGATAAAGAAGTCACTTTCCATATTTGCAAGTCAATGAAACAATCGGCGGATATGAGTGTTGTGTCGGTTATTGATACAATCGATGAAGCCATGGATACAACCGTTGAGCATGAACATATGGGTGATATGTTGGCGGCGGTGATAATGAACTATGAGggggaagatgaagaagagttcAAGGAGACGGTTAATGCATTGATTGGGTTGGGGTCATACCACTACAATCCAAAGAAGCTTGATCTTGATTTAGAAAACCGAGCAACTCCTCCCGCAAAGCCCTCTATTATTGAGCCTCCTACTTTGGAACTCAAACCTCTTCCTTCACACTTGAG ATACAAAAAAGCTATTGGTTGGTGTATTGCGGATATCCAAGGGATTCCGCCCGGTATTTGTactcataaaattcaacttgatGAAGAATGTGAGCCAAGTGTTGAACATCAAAGGAGGTTGAATCCTCCTATGCAAGAGGTTGTGAAGATCGAAATCATCAAGTGGTTAGATGCCGGTGTTGTGTACCCTATATCGGATAGCTCTTGGGTTAGTCCGGTTCAATGCGTGCCCAAAAAGGGTGGAATCACCGTGGTTGCAAATGCTAAAAATGAATTGATTCCCACTCGCACGGTCACCGGATGGCGGGTTTGCATGGATTATCAAAAGTTGAACAAATGGATCAATGGCATTCATGGATCAAATGTTTGA